One region of Bactrocera neohumeralis isolate Rockhampton chromosome 5, APGP_CSIRO_Bneo_wtdbg2-racon-allhic-juicebox.fasta_v2, whole genome shotgun sequence genomic DNA includes:
- the LOC126760142 gene encoding toll-like receptor Tollo: MRQSELVLVILVVISYFHILRAIEFDEESVPALTAEDCASITTLGNCDCVRDVNNSTEIICASSSVNISVSNVNGVELKCGDDFHVNKISNVPHLGTLRETTSTTTYNCMHISDLLVQLALTPRSTLNVHGLKMKQLTLEIFQSDFSRLRRVTTLELRADTNPPSVNELSLPRQELAGDILTPMPDLFALTIDLNFMQLPTDLFKPVPNINDITLIGELLTFPSDAFQYLRRLRQLSLRGHYFEHRLRENIFQNLTMIRGLYMRNCSITALPEHIFAPLKMLRNLNLMSNQLSELPSKLLAQQKGLQTLNLGENRIQFIPLGFFDATTKLVKLTLSHNRLRHLAADVLPPLTSLIELEVDSNELRTIASHTFAQPNRLIKLDLTNNQLDWAADEDCAIFEGLQRLQRLLLRNNSLHYLCDRLGSSNHSTNALSDLDVRQNQLKLIGAQLIDTLNTSESFTAVHLSENPWDCNCSAQPLLSFVKNNRRRLGDAADMRCENPQLARLLDLSFRDFCLPEMGVRTVLVVILVCVIALGLTLTTTALCYYKYRIELKIWLYAHRLCLCCVSERDVDRDRKWDAFISYSHHDEEFVEKELVPGLEQGTPPFKVCIHVRDWLAGAYIPEQIIDSVEQSRRTIIVLSQHFIESDWAQMEFRTAHQCAVNEGRSRIILVVHGEIKETELLDPDLKAYLKMNTYLKWGDPWFWRKLRYAMPHARRGELQVNSNAEELEKI; this comes from the coding sequence ATGAGGCAGTCGGAGTTAGTCTTGGTCATTTTAGTGGTTATTTCATATTTCCACATACTGCGTGCTATAGAGTTCGATGAAGAAAGTGTACCAGCATTAACCGCCGAAGACTGCGCGAGTATCACTACGCTTGGTAACTGTGACTGCGTCCGTGATGTGAACAATTCGACCGAAATAATATGTGCCTCGTCCTCAGTAAATATTTCTGTGAGCAATGTGAATGGTGTCGAATTAAAATGTGGCGATGACTTTCATGTGAATAAGATCTCAAATGTACCACATTTGGGTACACTACGAGAAACCACCTCTACAACCACATACAACTGCATGCACATCTCCGATCTGCTAGTCCAGTTGGCGCTAACGCCGAGATCAACACTGAATGTACACGGTTTAAAGATGAAACAACTAACGCTCGAGATTTTCCAAAGTGATTTCAGTCGTTTACGCAGAGTAACCACCTTAGAGTTACGCGCTGATACGAACCCGCCAAGCGTCAACGAGTTAAGCTTGCCGCGACAGGAGCTTGCTGGTGATATACTCACACCAATGCCCGATCTTTTTGCACTCACAATCGACTTGAACTTCATGCAATTGCCGACTGATCTATTCAAGCCGGTGCCAAATATTAATGACATCACTTTGATCGGCGAGCTTTTGACATTTCCGAGTGATGCATTTCAGTACTTGCGACGCCTGCGTCAGCTCTCCTTGCGTGGCCATTATTTCGAGCATCGTTTGCGTGAGAATATATTTCAGAATTTGACTATGATTAGAGGACTTTATATGAGAAATTGCAGCATAACAGCACTTCCTGAACATATATTTGCGCCACTGAAGATGCTAAGGAATCTCAATTTAATGAGCAATCAATTGAGTGAGCTGCCGTCTAAACTTTTAGCACAGCAGAAAGGTCTACAAACATTAAATTTGGGTGAAAATCGCATACAATTCATACCGCTAGGATTCTTTGATGCAACTACCAAGCTAGTGAAGCTGACATTGAGTCACAATCGTTTGCGACATTTGGCTGCCGATGTGCTACCGCCCTTGACATCCCTAATCGAACTAGAGGTCGACAGCAATGAACTGCGCACAATCGCCTCGCATACTTTCGCCCAACCCAATCGTTTAATAAAGCTCGATCTCACAAATAATCAACTCGATTGGGCAGCTGATGAAGATTGCGCGATATTCGAAGGTCTGCAACGTCTACAACGTCTGCTGTTGCGCAATAACTCACTACACTATCTCTGCGATCGGCTGGGCTCCAGCAATCACTCGACCAATGCACTCTCCGACCTCGATGTGCGTCAAAATCAGCTAAAACTAATCGGTGCACAATTAATTGACACACTGAATACGAGTGAGTCCTTCACCGCCGTCCACCTTTCGGAGAATCCATGGGATTGTAACTGTAGCGCTCAGCCCTTACTTAGCTTTGTCAAAAACAATCGCAGGCGGCTCGGTGATGCGGCTGACATGCGCTGCGAGAATCCACAGTTGGCGCGTCTGCTTGATCTCTCCTTTCGCGATTTTTGCCTGCCAGAGATGGGTGTGCGTACAGTTTTGGTGGTCATTTTGGTTTGTGTAATCGCATTGGGCCTGACACTCACCACCACCGCACTGTGTTACTACAAATACCGTATCGAATTGAAAATCTGGCTCTATGCGCATCGCTTGTGCTTGTGCTGTGTGAGTGAGCGGGATGTGGATCGTGATCGCAAATGGGATGCTTTCATCTCTTATTCACATCACGATGAGGAATTTGTGGAGAAGGAACTAGTGCCGGGATTGGAGCAGGGTACACCGCCTTTTAAGGTCTGTATACATGTACGTGATTGGCTGGCGGGCGCTTATATACCCGAACAGATTATTGACTCGGTCGAGCAGTCGCGTCGTACAATTATTGTGTTATCACAGCATTTTATCGAATCCGACTGGGCTCAGATGGAGTTTCGCACAGCTCATCAGTGTGCCGTGAATGAGGGTCGCTCGCGTATTATCCTTGTGGTTCATGGTGAAATTAAAGAAACGGAGTTGTTGGATCCAGATCTGAAAGCCTATCTGAAGATGAACACCTATCTAAAGTGGGGAGATCCGTGGTTTTGGCGTAAGCTTCGTTATGCAATGCCACATGCTCGGCGCGGCGAGCTGCAGGTCAATAGCAATGCAGAGGAATTGGAGAAAATTTAG